One part of the Nymphaea colorata isolate Beijing-Zhang1983 chromosome 8, ASM883128v2, whole genome shotgun sequence genome encodes these proteins:
- the LOC116259284 gene encoding uncharacterized protein LOC116259284 codes for MTIVLKCAHCQPSLSLEDFKRWLKQFDRNGDGLISKRELRAAMRSASVRLSWFKSQEGMREADANGDGLLDDEEMENLVAFAQNRLGMKIVA; via the coding sequence atgACGATCGTGCTGAAGTGTGCTCACTGCCAACCAAGCCTTTCCCTGGAGGACTTCAAGAGGTGGTTAAAGCAGTTCGATCGCAACGGCGATGGTCTCATAAGCAAGAGGGAGCTGCGGGCTGCCATGCGCAGCGCCAGCGTGAGGCTCAGCTGGTTCAAGAGCCAAGAAGGCATGCGGGAAGCCGACGCCAATGGGGACGGTCTTCTTGACGACGAGGAGATGGAGAATCTGGTTGCTTTTGCTCAGAACAGGCTGGGCATGAAGATAGTAGCTTGA
- the LOC116258346 gene encoding protein disulfide-isomerase SCO2, with translation MLRLPTLPPFPTPGPYSLRPSRLFQTTSRAVALRLRCYAEYSGAASWSVPEAADQGLRFPPEPEAAVGPAPPEVPRRGWVRANAREKWARDGESYLSREDALPLPMTYPDSAPVSPEEIDRRVACDPQTQDCKPVVYEWTGKCRSCQGSGYVSYYNKKGKETVCKCIPCLGIGYVQKITARKDIDVMEDLDNGKPL, from the exons ATGTTGAGACTCCCCACTCTTCCTCCCTTTCCGACTCCGGGCCCCTATTCTCTTCGACCGTCTCGTCTCTTTCAGACCACGTCTCGCGCCGTCGCGTTACGGTTACGGTGCTACGCTGAATACTCCGGTGCGGCCTCCTGGTCCGTCCCCGAAGCCGCCGACCAGGGCCTCCGATTCCCGCCCGAACCCGAAGCCGCCGTCGGGCCGGCGCCGCCCGAGGTTCCGAGGCGGGGATGGGTGAGGGCGAATGCCAGGGAAAAATGGGCGCGCGACGGGGAGAGCTACCTGAGCAGAGAGGACGCCCTTCCTCTGCCGATGACGTACCCCGACTCCGCCCCCGTCTCGCCTGAAGAGATCGACAGGCGGGTCGCCTGCGATCCCCAAACTCAG GATTGCAAGCCAGTTGTTTATGAATGGACAGGGAAGTGTAGAAGCTGTCAAGGTTCAGGCTATGTGAGCTACTACaataagaaagggaaagagactGTTTGCAAATGCATTCCTTGCCTCGGAATAG GATATGTGCAGAAAATTACTGCAAGGAAAGACATAGATGTCATGGAGGATTTAGACAATGGAAAGCCACTTTGA
- the LOC116258514 gene encoding UDP-glucuronate:xylan alpha-glucuronosyltransferase 2-like isoform X1: protein MNKDDEDAGFQDTNSEGQHGSDRHSSHCLRRAVAQTIFLVSSKWGDVHHMSVKTLPNEEGKMENKSQTAESSTGGITKPKAGHTKMKQLEGLMATRPRMKIALINLDDYEIHEWVDEGETTVVQFEKVPELLKWEDLFPEWVDEEEDDAVPSCPEIPMPDFGRYPRDFDMVVAGLPCKSPEEGWKRDAFRLQVHLISANFAVKNGRDDLQKLRFVFLSECMPMVELFKCEEMVMHEKSAWVYDSDLLRLEEKIHLPFGACRLALPLWKEAILFHRRANRNHGCWANELGTPNEVSDVWRMRKGINRTLPDQIRPPGTGRSRREAYVTVLHSSEQYVCGAITLAHTLHHTNTTRDLVILVDNTITPSTRLALRAAGWKIRDIRRIRNPYAQRGTYNEYNYSKLRLWQLADYDRVVFVDSDVLILGNVDLLFDFPELSATGDDGMIFNSGLMVIEPSACMFKMLMGETSRIVPYNGGDQGFLNEMFVWWHRLPRRLNCLKVRQTNHSMEMEIKNQLFGSDPPELYGIHFLGIKPWMCYRDYDCNWDTGNQIRFASDVAHRAWWKVHDALVGELQRPCLLTPRRKIELAWERRQARIAELANEHWRINVTDPRQFL from the exons ATGAACAAAGATGATGAAGACGCTGGCTTCCAAGATACTAACAGTGAAGGCCAACATGGTTCTGATCGCCATTCTTCTCATTGTCTACGCCGTGCTGTTGCTCAAACCATCTTTCTTGTTTCCTCTAAATGGGGAGACGTTCATCACATGTCTGTCAAAACGTTGCCAAATGAAGAAGGTAAG ATGGAAAACAAGAGTCAGACGGCAGAATCCTCAACTGGAGGGATCACAAAACCAAAGGCCGGCCACACCAAAATGAAACAATTAGAAGGATTAATGGCGACAAGACCAAGAATGAAGATAGCGTTGATAAATCTAGACGACTACGAAATCCACGAATGGGTAGACGAAGGGGAGACGACAGTGGTCCAGTTCGAAAAAGTGCCTGAACTCCTCAAATGGGAGGACTTGTTCCCGGAGTGGGTGGACGAGGAGGAAGACGACGCCGTGCCATCCTGTCCCGAAATCCCGATGCCAGATTTTGGGAGGTACCCCAGGGACTTCGACATGGTGGTGGCCGGACTGCCATGCAAGTCGCCGGAGGAAGGATGGAAGAGGGACGCCTTCAGGCTGCAGGTTCACCTAATCTCCGCAAATTTCGCGGTGAAGAACGGGAGGGACGATCTGCAGAAGTTGAGGTTCGTGTTTCTGAGCGAGTGCATGCCAATGGTGGAGCTGTTCAAGTGCGAGGAGATGGTGATGCACGAGAAGAGCGCGTGGGTTTACGACTCGGATCTGCTCAGACTTGAAGAGAAGATCCATTTGCCTTTTGGAGCTTGCAGATTGGCACTGCCCCTCTGGAAAGAAG ccattcttttccATCGACGAGCTAACAGAAACCACGGATGCTGGGCAAATGAATTAGGAACGCCGAACGAGGTGTCGGATGTCTGGAGGATGAGGAAGGGCATCAACCGGACACTGCCGGATCAAATCCGACCGCCGGGGACCGGACGCAGTCGCCGGGAGGCATACGTGACGGTCCTCCACTCGTCGGAGCAGTACGTGTGCGGCGCCATCACGCTGGCCCACACCCTGCACCACACCAACACAACCCGGGATCTGGTCATCCTCGTCGACAACACCATCACCCCGTCGACCCGCCTCGCCCTCCGAGCCGCAGGCTGGAAGATACGAGACATCAGGCGCATCCGAAACCCCTATGCGCAGCGGGGGACGTACAACGAATACAACTACAGCAAACTCAGGCTCTGGCAGCTCGCCGACTACGACCGAGTCGTCTTCGTCGACTCGGACGTACTAATCCTGGGAAACGTTGACCTCCTGTTTGACTTCCCGGAGCTGTCGGCAACGGGCGACGACGGCATGATCTTCAATTCAGGTCTGATGGTCATCGAGCCGTCGGCGTGCATGTTCAAGATGTTGATGGGCGAGACGAGCAGGATAGTGCCCTACAATGGCGGGGATCAAGGGTTCCTCAACGAGATGTTTGTGTGGTGGCACAGGTTGCCGAGAAGGTTGAACTGCCTGAAAGTCAGGCAGACCAACCACAGCATGGAAATGGAGATCAAGAACCAACTGTTTGGGTCCGACCCGCCGGAGCTGTACGGGATACACTTCCTCGGCATCAAGCCATGGATGTGCTACAGGGACTATGACTGCAACTGGGACACTGGTAACCAAATCCGATTTGCAAGCGACGTGGCACACCGGGCGTGGTGGAAGGTGCACGACGCATTGGTCGGGGAGCTGCAGAGGCCTTGCTTGCTCACACCGAGGAGGAAGATCGAGTTGGCCTGGGAGCGGAGACAGGCTCGAATTGCAGAGCTCGCCAACGAGCATTGGAGGATTAACGTTACCGACCCTCGACAGTTTTTATGA
- the LOC116258514 gene encoding UDP-glucuronate:xylan alpha-glucuronosyltransferase 2-like isoform X3, which translates to MNKDDEDAGFQDTNSEGQHGSDRHSSHCLRRAVAQTIFLVSSKWGDVHHMSVKTLPNEEGKMENKSQTAESSTGGITKPKAGHTKMKQLEGLMATRPRMKIALINLDDYEIHEWVDEGETTVVQFEKVPELLKWEDLFPEWVDEEEDDAVPSCPEIPMPDFGRYPRDFDMVVAGLPCKSPEEGWKRDAFRLQVHLISANFAVKNGRDDLQKLRFVFLSECMPMVELFKCEEMVMHEKSAWVYDSDLLRLEEKIHLPFGACRLALPLWKEGTPNEVSDVWRMRKGINRTLPDQIRPPGTGRSRREAYVTVLHSSEQYVCGAITLAHTLHHTNTTRDLVILVDNTITPSTRLALRAAGWKIRDIRRIRNPYAQRGTYNEYNYSKLRLWQLADYDRVVFVDSDVLILGNVDLLFDFPELSATGDDGMIFNSGLMVIEPSACMFKMLMGETSRIVPYNGGDQGFLNEMFVWWHRLPRRLNCLKVRQTNHSMEMEIKNQLFGSDPPELYGIHFLGIKPWMCYRDYDCNWDTGNQIRFASDVAHRAWWKVHDALVGELQRPCLLTPRRKIELAWERRQARIAELANEHWRINVTDPRQFL; encoded by the exons ATGAACAAAGATGATGAAGACGCTGGCTTCCAAGATACTAACAGTGAAGGCCAACATGGTTCTGATCGCCATTCTTCTCATTGTCTACGCCGTGCTGTTGCTCAAACCATCTTTCTTGTTTCCTCTAAATGGGGAGACGTTCATCACATGTCTGTCAAAACGTTGCCAAATGAAGAAGGTAAG ATGGAAAACAAGAGTCAGACGGCAGAATCCTCAACTGGAGGGATCACAAAACCAAAGGCCGGCCACACCAAAATGAAACAATTAGAAGGATTAATGGCGACAAGACCAAGAATGAAGATAGCGTTGATAAATCTAGACGACTACGAAATCCACGAATGGGTAGACGAAGGGGAGACGACAGTGGTCCAGTTCGAAAAAGTGCCTGAACTCCTCAAATGGGAGGACTTGTTCCCGGAGTGGGTGGACGAGGAGGAAGACGACGCCGTGCCATCCTGTCCCGAAATCCCGATGCCAGATTTTGGGAGGTACCCCAGGGACTTCGACATGGTGGTGGCCGGACTGCCATGCAAGTCGCCGGAGGAAGGATGGAAGAGGGACGCCTTCAGGCTGCAGGTTCACCTAATCTCCGCAAATTTCGCGGTGAAGAACGGGAGGGACGATCTGCAGAAGTTGAGGTTCGTGTTTCTGAGCGAGTGCATGCCAATGGTGGAGCTGTTCAAGTGCGAGGAGATGGTGATGCACGAGAAGAGCGCGTGGGTTTACGACTCGGATCTGCTCAGACTTGAAGAGAAGATCCATTTGCCTTTTGGAGCTTGCAGATTGGCACTGCCCCTCTGGAAAGAAG GAACGCCGAACGAGGTGTCGGATGTCTGGAGGATGAGGAAGGGCATCAACCGGACACTGCCGGATCAAATCCGACCGCCGGGGACCGGACGCAGTCGCCGGGAGGCATACGTGACGGTCCTCCACTCGTCGGAGCAGTACGTGTGCGGCGCCATCACGCTGGCCCACACCCTGCACCACACCAACACAACCCGGGATCTGGTCATCCTCGTCGACAACACCATCACCCCGTCGACCCGCCTCGCCCTCCGAGCCGCAGGCTGGAAGATACGAGACATCAGGCGCATCCGAAACCCCTATGCGCAGCGGGGGACGTACAACGAATACAACTACAGCAAACTCAGGCTCTGGCAGCTCGCCGACTACGACCGAGTCGTCTTCGTCGACTCGGACGTACTAATCCTGGGAAACGTTGACCTCCTGTTTGACTTCCCGGAGCTGTCGGCAACGGGCGACGACGGCATGATCTTCAATTCAGGTCTGATGGTCATCGAGCCGTCGGCGTGCATGTTCAAGATGTTGATGGGCGAGACGAGCAGGATAGTGCCCTACAATGGCGGGGATCAAGGGTTCCTCAACGAGATGTTTGTGTGGTGGCACAGGTTGCCGAGAAGGTTGAACTGCCTGAAAGTCAGGCAGACCAACCACAGCATGGAAATGGAGATCAAGAACCAACTGTTTGGGTCCGACCCGCCGGAGCTGTACGGGATACACTTCCTCGGCATCAAGCCATGGATGTGCTACAGGGACTATGACTGCAACTGGGACACTGGTAACCAAATCCGATTTGCAAGCGACGTGGCACACCGGGCGTGGTGGAAGGTGCACGACGCATTGGTCGGGGAGCTGCAGAGGCCTTGCTTGCTCACACCGAGGAGGAAGATCGAGTTGGCCTGGGAGCGGAGACAGGCTCGAATTGCAGAGCTCGCCAACGAGCATTGGAGGATTAACGTTACCGACCCTCGACAGTTTTTATGA
- the LOC116258514 gene encoding UDP-glucuronate:xylan alpha-glucuronosyltransferase 2-like isoform X2 produces MMKTLASKILTVKANMVLIAILLIVYAVLLLKPSFLFPLNGETFITCLSKRCQMKKMENKSQTAESSTGGITKPKAGHTKMKQLEGLMATRPRMKIALINLDDYEIHEWVDEGETTVVQFEKVPELLKWEDLFPEWVDEEEDDAVPSCPEIPMPDFGRYPRDFDMVVAGLPCKSPEEGWKRDAFRLQVHLISANFAVKNGRDDLQKLRFVFLSECMPMVELFKCEEMVMHEKSAWVYDSDLLRLEEKIHLPFGACRLALPLWKEAILFHRRANRNHGCWANELGTPNEVSDVWRMRKGINRTLPDQIRPPGTGRSRREAYVTVLHSSEQYVCGAITLAHTLHHTNTTRDLVILVDNTITPSTRLALRAAGWKIRDIRRIRNPYAQRGTYNEYNYSKLRLWQLADYDRVVFVDSDVLILGNVDLLFDFPELSATGDDGMIFNSGLMVIEPSACMFKMLMGETSRIVPYNGGDQGFLNEMFVWWHRLPRRLNCLKVRQTNHSMEMEIKNQLFGSDPPELYGIHFLGIKPWMCYRDYDCNWDTGNQIRFASDVAHRAWWKVHDALVGELQRPCLLTPRRKIELAWERRQARIAELANEHWRINVTDPRQFL; encoded by the exons ATGATGAAGACGCTGGCTTCCAAGATACTAACAGTGAAGGCCAACATGGTTCTGATCGCCATTCTTCTCATTGTCTACGCCGTGCTGTTGCTCAAACCATCTTTCTTGTTTCCTCTAAATGGGGAGACGTTCATCACATGTCTGTCAAAACGTTGCCAAATGAAGAAG ATGGAAAACAAGAGTCAGACGGCAGAATCCTCAACTGGAGGGATCACAAAACCAAAGGCCGGCCACACCAAAATGAAACAATTAGAAGGATTAATGGCGACAAGACCAAGAATGAAGATAGCGTTGATAAATCTAGACGACTACGAAATCCACGAATGGGTAGACGAAGGGGAGACGACAGTGGTCCAGTTCGAAAAAGTGCCTGAACTCCTCAAATGGGAGGACTTGTTCCCGGAGTGGGTGGACGAGGAGGAAGACGACGCCGTGCCATCCTGTCCCGAAATCCCGATGCCAGATTTTGGGAGGTACCCCAGGGACTTCGACATGGTGGTGGCCGGACTGCCATGCAAGTCGCCGGAGGAAGGATGGAAGAGGGACGCCTTCAGGCTGCAGGTTCACCTAATCTCCGCAAATTTCGCGGTGAAGAACGGGAGGGACGATCTGCAGAAGTTGAGGTTCGTGTTTCTGAGCGAGTGCATGCCAATGGTGGAGCTGTTCAAGTGCGAGGAGATGGTGATGCACGAGAAGAGCGCGTGGGTTTACGACTCGGATCTGCTCAGACTTGAAGAGAAGATCCATTTGCCTTTTGGAGCTTGCAGATTGGCACTGCCCCTCTGGAAAGAAG ccattcttttccATCGACGAGCTAACAGAAACCACGGATGCTGGGCAAATGAATTAGGAACGCCGAACGAGGTGTCGGATGTCTGGAGGATGAGGAAGGGCATCAACCGGACACTGCCGGATCAAATCCGACCGCCGGGGACCGGACGCAGTCGCCGGGAGGCATACGTGACGGTCCTCCACTCGTCGGAGCAGTACGTGTGCGGCGCCATCACGCTGGCCCACACCCTGCACCACACCAACACAACCCGGGATCTGGTCATCCTCGTCGACAACACCATCACCCCGTCGACCCGCCTCGCCCTCCGAGCCGCAGGCTGGAAGATACGAGACATCAGGCGCATCCGAAACCCCTATGCGCAGCGGGGGACGTACAACGAATACAACTACAGCAAACTCAGGCTCTGGCAGCTCGCCGACTACGACCGAGTCGTCTTCGTCGACTCGGACGTACTAATCCTGGGAAACGTTGACCTCCTGTTTGACTTCCCGGAGCTGTCGGCAACGGGCGACGACGGCATGATCTTCAATTCAGGTCTGATGGTCATCGAGCCGTCGGCGTGCATGTTCAAGATGTTGATGGGCGAGACGAGCAGGATAGTGCCCTACAATGGCGGGGATCAAGGGTTCCTCAACGAGATGTTTGTGTGGTGGCACAGGTTGCCGAGAAGGTTGAACTGCCTGAAAGTCAGGCAGACCAACCACAGCATGGAAATGGAGATCAAGAACCAACTGTTTGGGTCCGACCCGCCGGAGCTGTACGGGATACACTTCCTCGGCATCAAGCCATGGATGTGCTACAGGGACTATGACTGCAACTGGGACACTGGTAACCAAATCCGATTTGCAAGCGACGTGGCACACCGGGCGTGGTGGAAGGTGCACGACGCATTGGTCGGGGAGCTGCAGAGGCCTTGCTTGCTCACACCGAGGAGGAAGATCGAGTTGGCCTGGGAGCGGAGACAGGCTCGAATTGCAGAGCTCGCCAACGAGCATTGGAGGATTAACGTTACCGACCCTCGACAGTTTTTATGA
- the LOC116259714 gene encoding uncharacterized protein LOC116259714: MSSSSSSSSATLKGCCCCFFLLLTFLALVVVAVVVVVVLAVKPRKPQLDLQAATVQYLLVETPPGGPGSGVAYLSLNISMLFSASNPNRVGIKYAPTTFYVMYEGVPLGVAEFPGFYQPAYSRTPVETRVSVQRVNVMQAAAADLVRDATVTDRVEFNVKGDVGARIRALGITLPNVEVSVDCVIVVSPRKQSVTYKQCGLGLNV, encoded by the exons atgtcgtcgtcgtcgtcgtcgtcgtcggcGACGCTGAagggctgctgctgctgcttcttccTCCTGCTGACCTTCCTGGcgctggtggtggtggcggtcgTGGTGGTAGTGGTCCTGGCAGTCAAGCCCCGCAAGCCGCAGCTAGACCTTCAGGCGGCCACCGTGCAGTACCTCCTAGTTGAGACGCCGCCCGGGGGGCCGGGCTCCGGCGTCGCCTATCTCTCCCTCAACATCTCCATGCTCTTCTCCGCCTCCAACCCCAACCGGGTGGGCATCAAGTATGCGCCCACTACGTTCTACGTGATGTACGAGGGCGTGCCGCTCGGCGTCGCCGAGTTCCCCGGTTTTTACCAGCCCGCCTACAGCCGAACTCCGGTGGAGACAAGGGTGAGCGTTCAGAGGGTCAACGTGATGCAGGCGGCCGCCGCCGACCTTGTCCGCGACGCCACCGTCACCGACCGAGTCGAGTTCAACGTTAAGGGCGACGTGGGAGCCAGGATCCGAGCCCTGGGCATCACCCTCCCCAACGTCGAG GTGTCGGTGGACTGCGTGATCGTGGTGAGCCCCAGGAAGCAGTCGGTGACGTACAAGCAGTGCGGCTTGGGCCTCAACGTCTGA
- the LOC116259504 gene encoding uncharacterized protein LOC116259504: protein MELGELWAIFGPGIAGAVFGTGWWIWVDAVVCSSVKISFLHYLPGIFASLAALMFNGVRREDIDYSPYDDGEWRVKLWLFLAYVVSFVSLAASVGLLVQDALTTSGPSAWTGAAGVLQCVFVLISGLIYWTSHSE from the exons atggaattGGGGGAGCTGTGGGCGATCTTCGGTCCAGGCATCGCCGGAGCGGTCTTCGGGACGGGATGGTGGATTTGGGTCGACGCCGTCGTTTGCAGCTCTGTCAAGATTTCGTTCCTCCACTATCTTCCTg GAATATTTGCATCTTTGGCGGCTTTGATGTTCAACGGGGTCCGGAGGGAGGACATTGATTATTCCCCCTACGATGACGGAGAATGGAG AGTGAAACTTTGGCTTTTTCTTGCATACGTGGTCTCGTTCGTCTCATTAGCTGCTTCAGTTGGTCTGCTTGTACAAGATGCACTCACAACATCTGGTCCTTCAGCATGGACAGGCGCAGCTGGTGTATTGCAGTGTGTCTTCGTGTTAATCAG CGGCCTGATCTACTGGACTTCTCACTCTGAGTAA